ACTGCACCGGCGATTCCCGACGCAACCGTGTCCACAGGTCATGCGGCTGTCCGAAAAGGCCATAACGAGCGGGATCGACCAGATCGAGGGGGTCCACCGGCGACTCGTCCATCCCGTCAGGTTTACTGAACTTGACCCATCTGAGCAAGGGCTCCGTATCGGTGAGGTTCCCCATAAGCGACCAACCCGTCACTTGAGAGGACGGGACGAGTGAGAACCTCTACAGTGGGCGGGACGATTCGTATCGGGACGATTACGGCGAAGGCGGGGTCGGAGCGACGTGATGGCTGAGAGTCGACGACGGTCGTTCGCCGCCATCCTCGACGAACTGTGCCTGCGACCCGCCGGACGACCCGACCCGTTCACCAACACGGAGCTGGCCCGGGTCGTCAACGCGCTCGGCGGGGACATCACCGACGGCTACATTTCGCATCTGCGCAAGGGCCACCGCGACAATCCCACCCTGCAGACCGTGCAGGACCTGGCCGCCGCCCTCGGGGTGAGCCCGGCCGTGTTCGTGGGCGGACGCCGGGCCCGGCTGGACGAGGAGGACCCCCGGCGGTCGTTCTCGGCCAAGCTGCGGCATCTGTTCACCGCGATCTACCCGCCCGAGCGCGGGCCGTACACCCCCGAGGACGTCGCCGCCGCCGTCAACGCCGACGGCCGGTACGGCACGATCTCCGCCAGCCACATCCGGGACCTGCTCAACCCGGGCCCGGGCTCGCTGCCCAACCCCCGGCTGCGGCACATCATGGGGCTGGCCGACCACTTCGGGCTCGCCGACGACCACGGGCCGCAGGCGGCGTACTTCCTCGACGACCGGCTCGCCGCCACCGTGGACGCCGAGCTGGCCGACCTGATGGCGCTGCGGGACGCCGGCGTGGTCGAGTTCGTCACGCGCGTGGCCGCGCACGCGCCCGCCTGGAGCCCGCAACTGCGCCGGCAGGCGGTCCGGGCGATCACCCAGGCCATGGAGTCCGGGGACGCCAGATGGGTCTTCCCGCTCAAGGGCGAGCGGCTCTCCACGGAGTAGCACGCGAGACGGAGTAGGAGGCGATGGCATGCCCAACGCGGCTGATCGCCGTACGACGGGGGCGGGGACATGGGCGGGCTGAGCCGTCAGCAGCGTCGCGCGCTCTGCGACCAGGTGGTGCGACGGCTCGATCTGCCCCCGTCGGCGACCTACCGGGACGCCTGCCGGCGGACCGGCGAGCTGATGGGCGAGCTGCTCGGCGCGCAGGTGGAGCTGCGCTTCATCGCCCTGCACAACACCCCGTTCAGCGGGGCGACGGTACGCCGGGCGGACGGGACGTACGTGGTGTTCTGCGCCCGGTCCCGGTCCTGGTACCACCGGCTGGGGATCCTGCTGCACGAGTTGGCGCACGTTCTGCTGGGGCACCAGCCGGCGTCGCTGTCCGACCGCGCCGGGATGAGTCGGCTCACCCCGCACATGCCGGGCAAGATGGCCCGCATCCTGGCCGGGCGCACCAGCCATGTGGGGGACGACGAGCAGCAGGCGGAGGAGCTGGCCGACCAGTTGCTGGAGCGGCTGACGGAGCGGCGCGGGCGGGGGCCCGAGCAGCCCGCGGCGGAGGTCGCGCCGCATGTGAAACGGATCGCCGAGGGACTGGCGCACTATCCGTCCAAGATCCCTCGTGAGTGAGATTCTCAAGGTCTCATACTCGTATGGAATTTTTCCGGCCAATAGCGCATATCAGTTGAAGTCCTGACACACCGGAACTACGCTGCTGCCTCAATGAATCTACTGCCGTCCGACCACCGGCGCTTTCCGCCCAACGCAGTACGGGGACCGTGTGACATGGCGCCACCCGCCGTCCGGCGCGACCGGGCCCGCCTTTCCGGGGGCGCACCGGAGTTCGACCTGTCCCGGCCCAATGCCGCCCGGATCTGCAACGTTCTCCTGGACGGCAAGGACAACTTCGAGTCCGACCGGTCGGCCGCCCACGACCTCCTGCACTGGGCGCCCGAGATGCGCGCACTCGCCAAGGCGGGCCGCGATTTCCTGGGGCGCGCCGTCCGGCATCTGACCGACGGGCCGGAGATCGGCCAGTTCCTCGATCTCGGCACCGGAATGCCCATCCACTGCAACGTCCACGACATGGCCGCGCAGTCCCACCCGTCCCCCCGCGTCGTCTACGTCGACAACGACACGGTGGCCGTCACGCACGCACGGGCGCTGCTGGACAACGGCACCACCACCGTGGCGATCGAGGGCGACCTGCGCGACCCGACCCGGATCCTCGAGGACCCCCAGGTCGCCGCCATCCTGGACTTCGAGCGGCCGGTCGCGGTGCTGATGACGTCGGTGCTGCACTTCGTGGCGGACGCCGACCGGCCGGGCGAGAGCGTCCGGACCTTCCTGGAGGCGCTGGCCCCGGGCAGCGCGCTCGTCATCAGCCACGCCTGCCGCGACCACGCCGCCCCGGAGGCCCTGGCCGGCGTGGAGGCGGTCTACGAGGCCACGACCACCCCGTTGACCGCCCGCACCCGCGACGAGATCGCCGCGCTCTTCGACGGCTGGGAGCTCGGCCCTCGGGGCCCGGTCGACATCGCCTATTGGCCGCTGTCCACCGAGCGACGGCCGCGCCCCGCGATGACCCTGTACGGCGGGGTCGCGCATCTCCGGCCCTGGGCCGCCCGGTCGTGAGGCGGCGGGTCACCGCGCCTAGAGCGAGACCGCGGTGTTGTCCGTGCCGTGGGTCCGCGCGACGGCGTGGTCGACGACCGGCGAGCGCTTGAACGCCCGGGCGACCTGGCACCACCACGCCATCTCCAGATCGATGTCGTTGCCGTCGCGTTCGTCGGCCGAGCGCTCGGACGGGGCCTCGGTGCCGCGCGCGCCCGCCCGCCTGGCCGCCATGGCCGCCTTGAGCTGGGCCGCCTCGATCAGCGTGGCCAGCTCCTCCTCGGGGACGCCCCGTTCGCGGGCCACGGCACGGACCGCGTCCTCGACGGCGGGGTCGAAGAGCGGCGCCAGCGCCCACCGCCAGTCGCTCAGCTCGATGATGGCGCGGCGGATCCGGTGCTGCAGATCCAGGCGACGCCCCCGGGCCACGAAGATCACCGACGGGTCGACGTCGGTCAGCGCACGGTGCAGCGACCGCAGCGTCAGGAAGCCCGTCCACCGGCGCACCCCCCTCCGCACCCCGAGCCAGCGCGGCCCGTACACGGGGACGACCATGGCCGCCACCAGGAAGAAGCAGCCGAACGGGGCCCCGATCAGCGAGGCGCCCGCCCCCACCGGGTTGAGCGCGTCGGTGCCGAACCAGTTCGCGGCCAGGGTCACCAGCCGGATCAGCGAGTAGACGGCCAGCACCACCCCGAACCCGGCGTACAGCCGCAAGCCCCGGCGCAGGTACGGCAGCCCCGCGTAGTCGGGGTGGCGGGCCCACACGAAGCACCAGCGGGCCAGGACCGCCGAACCCACCAGCGTCGAGGAGTAGTAGATCGCGTACATGATCGCGACGGTGGGCTGCCTGGCGTAGAAGTACGGGAAGTCGACCGTGCGTTCCGTCGGCACCGTGGACAGCGCGAACAGCAGGCTGATCACGACGACCAGCAGCGAGTAGGTCGCCAGCACCCAGCGCAGCCGGGCCCAGGCCAACGCGGTCGAGTAGCGCCACAACAGGGCCAGGCACAGGAACGCGGCCGCCAGTCCGGACAGGCAGATGGCCGCCACCAGCTCGGCCACGTTGACGATGCCGGCCATCCGGTTGATCCGGGCCGCCGCGGCCGGGGACGCCGACCACAGCGTCATGCAGAAGAAGAAGACCGTGGCGCACAGCGCCCACAGCCGGGCGTTCCCCCACTGAGAACGCAGATGGCGCAATTTATAGACGAAGACCCCGGTGAGGATGGCGGCGCAGAACGGAAAGGCCAGGTTCCTGATCATCGTCCCTCCGACCGCTGCCGGGACCGCCACCGGCGGCGCCGGCGGTAGTCACGATTCACGATTCGGCGGGGTTGCGCCAGTGATATGACAATCTCGTCGGTTTCGGGTTGGAATGCCTGTCAGCGCCGCACACCCGGCTCCGCCCTCAGTCGCGTCTTGTCGACTTTACCGGTCGACAAAAGCGGCAACTCGTCCACGATCTCGATCCGCTTGGGGATCTTGTGGCCGGCCAGGCGTTCCCGGCAGTGCGCGGCCAGGCTCCCCGGGTCCTCCCCGGCCCCCGGGCGGAGCATCACGAAGGCGGCCCCGACCTCGTGATAGACCGCGTCGGGCACCGCGACGACGGCCGCCGCCACGACCTGCGGATGCGCCTCCAGCACCAGCTCGACCTCGCGCGGATAGACGTTGTAGCCGCCGGACTTGAACATCTCCTTGAGCCGGCCGACCAGGGTGAGGTTCCCGTCGGGGCGTTCCACCGCGAGGTCCCCGGTGCGCAGGAACCCGTCCTCGGTGAACGCCTCCGCGGTCGCCTCCTCCAGTCCGAGGTAGCCGCTCATCAGGCACGGGTTGCGGACCTGGATCTCGCCCGGCGTGCCCGGGGGCGCCGCCGCGCCGTGCTCGTCCACCAGCCGCAGCTCCAGTCGGGGGTCCGGCCGCCCGATCGTGGTCGCCAGCGTCTCGTCGTCGGCGTCCGGATCGTTGTAGGCGACGGCCACGCAGCTCTCGGTCAGCCCGTACACGGTGGTGAGCGCGGCGCCGGTGGCGCGCAGGCGGGGCACCAGGTCGCGGGGCATGGGGGCGCCGCCCCAGCCGATCATCACCAGCGACGACAGGTCGGCGGCGGCGAACTCCGGCCGGGCCATCACGAGTTGGAACATCGTGGGGATCTGGCCCCACAGCGTGACGCGGGCTCGTTCGATGACGGCGGGGATCGCGGCCGGGTCGAAGTCCTCCATGAAGCAGGCCGCGCCGCCCATCGCCAGCGGCACCGATACCAGGTCCATGACGCCGCCGACATGGCTGACCGGCAGGTTCGCCAGCGCCACGGCGTTCGGGTGGTACTGCCGGGCGGCTTGGAGGAGACAGCCCTCGGCGAACGCCCGGTGGCCGATGACCGCGCCCTTGGGCCGCCCGGTCGTGCCCGAGGTGTAGACGATCAGCCCGGGCCCGTCGGCCGGCCCCGGATCGGGGGCCCGGTCCTGCGGGGACGGCTCCCGGGTGAGGAACTCCTCGAACGGCACCGCTCCGGGGATCGAGCCCGTCAGCGCGACCGTCTCCCGTACGGACGGGGCCGCCTCGGCCAGGGCTCCGACGTCGTCGGCGTACGAGCGGCCGTCGTGCTCGGCGAGCGCGATCAGCAGGACGGGGGCGCTGTCGGTCACCACGTGCAGCAGTTCGGGCCGCGTGTAGCGGGGGTTGAGGCCCACCCACACCGCGCCGATCCGCGACAGCGCGAGGAAGATCGTGAGGAACTCCGGCCGGGGGGTGGTGAGCACGGCGACCCGGTCACCGGCCCGTACGCCGGAGGCGGTCAGCGCCTCGGCGCAGCGCGCCACGTCGGCGGCGCCCCGCCGGTAGTCGCGGCGCGTCCCGCCCAGGTCGTCCAAGAGCGCGTCGGGGCGGCGCTCGGCCCAGTGCGCCAGGAAGTCGGCGACCCTCTCGGCCTTGGGCAGCTCAGGCATCGTCGGTCTCCGGGTCGATGAAGAGGGTGATCCAGTCGGCGACCATCGCCGGCTCGTCCGCACCCTCGACGTGGAGGACGTTGCGGGTCAGCACGCGCATCCTGCCGGGCGACTTCTCGTGGGCCTCGATCAGCTCCACGCGCAGGCGGACCCGGTCCCCCGCCAGCACGGGCCGCAGGAAGCGCACCCGGTCGAGGCCGTAGTTGAGGCCGTACGCACCGCCGAGGTCGAGGTCCAGGTGACGTTTGTGGAGGGCCACCAGCATCGACAGCAGCAGGAATCCGGAGATGAGCCGCTCACCATAAGGATCTCCATTGGACGACGTACGCCCCAGGAAGTCCTCCCGATAGAACGTGGCTTCACCGAACGCCTTCTCGTCGTCGACGGTCAACTCCACCCAGTCCGAGCACATCAGCTCCTCGCCGACGTGGTCGGGCAGGTCAGCCGGCGTGTACGTCATCGGTGTCCTCCTCCCGGGTCGCGGCCTCGACGGACGTCGGATGGCCGATGCGCGCGTACCGCTCCGGGTCGGTGCCGCGCAGTCGGTACGCGTACAGCGCGGCGGCCGCGGCCAACGCGATGACGACGTACGGCAGCGCGAGGATCGGCAGCGCGTCGCTGTGCGCCAGCGTGGCGAAGTTGGCCAGCAGCAGGACGGCGCCCGCGAGCAGCCCGACGCAGCCCGCCAGCGGCGCGACCAGCGTCTTGAGCACCGTTCCGGACCGGTCACGGCGGAAGTACCGCACGATGGCGATCGAGGCGAACGCCTGCAGCAGCACGATGCCCAGGGTCGACAGCCCGCTCATGATCGTGACGAGGTTGGTGTACGGGTCCAGCCCGGCGACCGCGAAGATCGCCACCACCAGCGCGGTGAAGGCCGTCTGCGCCAGGCTCGCGGTGTGCGGCGAGCGGTGCCGCGGGTGCACGCGGCCGAGGCGCGCCGGGGCCAGCTCGTCACGGGCCAGCGAGAACAGGTAGCGCCCGGACGCGTTGTGCGACGACACCAGCGCGGCGTAGATGCTGGTGATGACCAGCAGCCCGAACACCGCCCGGACCCCCGCGCCGAGCAGGTCCTCGGTCAGGTTGAAGAACAGGTCGCCCTCCTGGGTCTTGGCGGCCTGCCGCGCCTCGTCCGCGCCGATCGCCCCGACGGTGAGCCAACTGGTCAGCGTGTAGAACAGGCCGATCACCAGCACGGCGGCGTAGGTGGCGCGGGGAACGGCGCGCTTGGGGTCCTTGGTCTCCTCGGCGTAGAGCGCGGCCGACTCGTACCCGGCGAACGACCCGAAGGCGAACATGAACGCGACGCCGGGGGCGCCCGCCAGCACGGTCCCGGGGTCGAACGAGGCGGCCACGAAGGCGTCCGTGCCCCGCTCGGCGAGCACCGCGACGTCGAAGACCAGCAGCACCACGACCTCGCAGGTCATCAGCACCGCCAGCAGTCTGGCCGACAGGTCCACGTTCCGGTAGCCGAGCACGCCCATGATCACGATGGCCACGGCGCTGTAGGCCCACCAGGGGCCGGGGGCCTCCGCGCCGTCGGTGAGGAAGTAGCCGATGCCCCCGGCCAGCGCCGCCACCAGGGCGTTGTAGCCGACGAGCGCGAACACGGCCCCGGCCGCCGCGACCGGGCGGCCCAGCCCGCGGGCGATGTAGGCGTAGAAGCCGCCCCGGTCGGTGATCCTGCGGGCCATCGCCGCGTAACCGACCGAGAACAGGATCAGCGTCACGGTCGCCACCAGATAGGTCCCCGGAACACCCGCGCCGTTCCCGGATCCCATGGACAGCGGGACGGTCCCGGCCATCGCCACCAGCGGCGCGGCGGCCGCCACCACCAGGAACACGATCTTGGGCGTGCCCAGCGTCCGGCCGAGCCCCTCCGCCGTGCCGGACCTCTCCGCTTCCACCGTCATCCGCACCCCTCGCGCTGATCCGAATATCTCTCAGATCAGACACGCCACCGGGACCTCTGGCAACCCATATGGATCACCAGTGAGCAAATCGTTTCCAAACGGGACCGGTCCACCATTTCAGCACATAGGCCCGGATCTCGGTCACGTTCCCGAGCCCTTCCCGACGATCGGCCCTGGTGACGGAGAAGTGCCCCAGAATTCGGGACGGCCGCAATCCAATACTCTCCGCTTTTATCACGGCCGAAAATGGATCGCCTCGGGGTGTTCCCGTGCGTCCGTCCCGGGACCGGGCGGCGGTAGCGTGCGGGCATGGCGAAAGATCGGGATCTGCCTGGACAGGTCGGGGTGGCGGCGGGGATGGGAGCGCTGGCCGGGGCGGCGCTGACCGGGCATCGGGGCCGGCGGGCGGGGCTGACGGGCGCGGCCGCCGGGGCGGCGCTGCTCGGGGCGGTCGAGGCGGCGGCGCGGGTGCGGCAGCGGCCCGGGGAGATCCCGGCGCTGTGGTCGCGGATCCTCTCCAGCGCCGCCGTGGCCGCTCCGGTCGGGTGGCTGGCGGGACGGATCCCGGGCTCCGGGCCGCTCTCGGTGGGGGTGGCCACCGGGACGGTCGCCGGGGCGCTGGGCGTCCGGCCGCAGAAGGTCGCGCTGGGCCCCGTGGTGGGCGCGGCGGTGGGCGGCGGGCTGTCCGCCCGCCGGGGGCCGGTGCCCGCGTCGGTGGTGGCGGCGTCCACCGTGCTGGCGTTCCGGGTGCTGTCGGCGGCGATCTTCCGGGACGAGCAGGTGAGCCTGCTGGCCGAGGAGGTGCCGGCGGAGGAGCTGCCGTTCGTGGTGCCGCTGGAGGCGCGTTCCCGGTATGTGGGCACCGACTACGTCCGTGAGCTGGCGCGGGTGATCGGCGGCGCCTACACGGCGGACGCCCGGGACGTCGGCATCGTGTCCTCGCTGGACGAGCTGGCGGGGCCGGAGTTCGATCCGGCCGGCGTCGATCCGCTGGTGCGCGAGTTCTACGAGCACACGACGCGGTTCGCGCTCGACATCGTGCCCGCGTGGCGGCGCTGGGTGCGGCCGGGCTATCTGCTGTACCGAACGCTGCTGGCGCGTCCGCTCGGCCAGGCGAACGTCCCGACCAACCAGCGGGAGACGCAGCGCGGCGTCCGCAGTCGCATCGACACGATCACGCCGGACGGTACGGACGTCGTCGCCGTCCGGGGGTGGATCCGTTCGTTCACCGACACCGACGAGCCGATCTACGTGGGCGTCTACACCACCTACCGGCATGAGGGGCGCGGGTACGTGAGCGTCGGGTTCCCCGTCCCCAGCGCGAGCTTCACGGCGACGCTGGTGCCGCGCGACCGGGCGGGCGGCGGGCTGACGCTGAGCAGCCGCAGCGACCTGGCGCACGCCGGTCACTACCTGGCCTACATCGACCCCGACACCAGGGACCTCACCGCGCTGGCCGTCCACGGGTTCGCCGAGGAGCTGGACGTGTACACGGCGGACGGGGAGTTGCGGGCCGAGCACGCGTTCCAGTTGTTCGGCATCCCGTTCCTCGTCCTGCATTACCGGATCCGGCGCAAGTCGTAGCATCCGGGTGCTCGGACCGAAGGTCGGCCTCGAGGGCGGGTCGCTCACCGAGAGGGAGCCCGAACGAAGGGTCGCTACCCTTCATTCGTGATGACGGCAGGCGAGCACGAGGCCACGGGCGGCAGGCCCCGGCGGGTCACCAGGCGGCGTGCGGAGACCCGCCGACGGCTGCTGGACGCCGCCCTGGACGTGTTCGCCGAGCGGGGCCTGCGCGGGGCGAGCATCGAGGAGGTGTGCGACCGCGCGGGCTACACGCGCGGCGCGTTCTACTCCAACTTCCGCACCATGGACGAGCTGCTGTTGGCCGTGTCGGAGGACTACTCCCACCAGATCCTCGAAAAGCTGCGGACCACCCTGCTCGACCTGCCGGACGGGCTCCCGGAGGGCTTCGACGTCGTGGACGTCGCCATCGACATGGTGCTGGCGGTGATGCCCGACGACCGCAGGTGGTGGCTGGTGGAGACCGAGCTGGTGCTGCACGCGGCGCGGAATCCGGAGGCCGCCGAGGCGGTGCGGGGGCAGCGGGAGCGGTTCGCCGCCGAGTTCACCGCGCTGGTCGCCTGGGCGGTCGAACGGGTCGGCCGGGAGTTCACCTCCTCGCCGGAGGACCTGGTCAGGGTCATCCACGCGCTGCACGACGGGTCGTTGGCCCAGCGCCACCTGGAGCCGGACGCCGTCCCGCCCGGCCACCTCGAACGGCTCGCCCTGCCGGCCCTGCTCCGCGCCTTCTCCCGCCCGGCCGGCCGCCCGGGCGACTGAGCCCCGGCCGACCCGGGGTCAGTGCGAGCGGAGGGCCGCGTCCACCCGGCAGCCGGCCCCACCGGGCGTCCGCCGAGGCCGGGCCGGGCTCCACACCCGGGTCGACCCGGGCGCCACCCGCGCCAGCAGGCAGTCGAGGGACGTCCCCGAGCCGGTCTGGAGGGAGACCCCGACGATCTCCCCCTCCGCCGCGATCTCGGCGCGGATCTGCGGCTTCAACCTCAGCGCCTTCACCGCGCGCCGCACCCTGGCCATGTCGACGGCGTCGCCCCGGGGCACCTTCGGCAACGCCCGGCGCAGCCGTTCGTACACGGGGGGCGGGATCTCCGGCCGTCGCGGCCAGGCCCCGAACGCCAGGGCCGGGCCCTCCGGACAGGGCACCCCCGCCGGGCCCGACGCGGCCCCCGCACGGTCGCGGAACCGCAGCTCGAAGCAGCGCCGCACCGTGACCGCCTGGCCGCTCATCCAGCCGGTCGGCGCGGCGCCGGGCACCCGGATGACCAGCGTGACGCCGTTCCGGTCGAGCCTCGACCCGCCGGCCCGCATGACCTCGACACCCTCCAGCTCGTCGGCCGCGCGCCCGAGGTCGCCGGCGGCGGTCAGACCCCGGGCGCCGAGCGCGTCGCGGACCCGTTCGGCCTGGTCCAGGGCGTCGTCGGCCGCCCGGTCCTGCGGGGACTCGGCGAGGAGGGCGCAGCCCGCCATCAGGCCCGCCACCGCCAGCACCGTCCCGACAATCGTCCGACGCATGCCCCCACCATGCCAGAGATCCCCGCGTGCCCTCCCGTCGTCGCCCGGCGTCCGCGCGTCAGTGCACGTGGTCGTTGAAGTTGACGGTCACGGTGTGCGTCGCCGAGGACCAGTCCGGGACGACGAGCCGGACCGGCGTCCCGCCGCCGCGCTGGGTCGTGGTCAGGGTGACGCTCCCCGCCGGCGGCTCCGTCGCGGGGACGTGCAGGTCCACGGCGGTCATGAACGGCAGGAACGGGTACAGCCCGAACGTCCGGCCCGGGTTGGAACGACGGTCGGCGAACCGGTCGAAGGCGAACAGCGCGATGGCCCGCTTGCCGCGCGGGGCGGTGCCCGCGTTCACCACCGCGCGGCCGTTGACGGTCAGGGTGTCGCCGGCCGCGCCCTGGTCGCCCCACCACTCCTTGTTGCGGTACAGCAGCAGCGCCGCGTGGCCGGGCGCGCGGTGGATCAGCCGGTCCACGCCCTTGCCCGGGTCGGAGCTGATCAGCCGCACGCCCAGGTCGGTGCGCAGGAACGGCTCGAAGTACAGATGGTGCCGCTGGTCGGTGTCGGAACGGGTGAGCTGGAACTCGTAGTGGGCGCTCCCCCGACCCCGGAACGGGCCGAACGAGCCGTCCTCGGTCACCCGGGACGTGTACAGGGGCTGGGGCGTCGTCCGCCGCCCGGTCGCCGGGTCCACCTCGAACACGTCCACCACCGCGTCCCCGGGGCCGCCGTTGCTCGGGAAGCGCACGGCCCGACCGGCCAACGTGATCTCCCCCTGCTCGGGAACGACCTCGGTGGTGACCGGCGCCGCCCCGGTGAAGAACCGGTACATCGCGGCGAACGAGGCGGGCGAGGACGCGTTCTCCACATGGGACTCGT
The DNA window shown above is from Thermomonospora umbrina and carries:
- a CDS encoding helix-turn-helix domain-containing protein codes for the protein MAESRRRSFAAILDELCLRPAGRPDPFTNTELARVVNALGGDITDGYISHLRKGHRDNPTLQTVQDLAAALGVSPAVFVGGRRARLDEEDPRRSFSAKLRHLFTAIYPPERGPYTPEDVAAAVNADGRYGTISASHIRDLLNPGPGSLPNPRLRHIMGLADHFGLADDHGPQAAYFLDDRLAATVDAELADLMALRDAGVVEFVTRVAAHAPAWSPQLRRQAVRAITQAMESGDARWVFPLKGERLSTE
- a CDS encoding SAM-dependent methyltransferase; this encodes MAPPAVRRDRARLSGGAPEFDLSRPNAARICNVLLDGKDNFESDRSAAHDLLHWAPEMRALAKAGRDFLGRAVRHLTDGPEIGQFLDLGTGMPIHCNVHDMAAQSHPSPRVVYVDNDTVAVTHARALLDNGTTTVAIEGDLRDPTRILEDPQVAAILDFERPVAVLMTSVLHFVADADRPGESVRTFLEALAPGSALVISHACRDHAAPEALAGVEAVYEATTTPLTARTRDEIAALFDGWELGPRGPVDIAYWPLSTERRPRPAMTLYGGVAHLRPWAARS
- a CDS encoding MAB_1171c family putative transporter, whose amino-acid sequence is MIRNLAFPFCAAILTGVFVYKLRHLRSQWGNARLWALCATVFFFCMTLWSASPAAAARINRMAGIVNVAELVAAICLSGLAAAFLCLALLWRYSTALAWARLRWVLATYSLLVVVISLLFALSTVPTERTVDFPYFYARQPTVAIMYAIYYSSTLVGSAVLARWCFVWARHPDYAGLPYLRRGLRLYAGFGVVLAVYSLIRLVTLAANWFGTDALNPVGAGASLIGAPFGCFFLVAAMVVPVYGPRWLGVRRGVRRWTGFLTLRSLHRALTDVDPSVIFVARGRRLDLQHRIRRAIIELSDWRWALAPLFDPAVEDAVRAVARERGVPEEELATLIEAAQLKAAMAARRAGARGTEAPSERSADERDGNDIDLEMAWWCQVARAFKRSPVVDHAVARTHGTDNTAVSL
- a CDS encoding class I adenylate-forming enzyme family protein → MPELPKAERVADFLAHWAERRPDALLDDLGGTRRDYRRGAADVARCAEALTASGVRAGDRVAVLTTPRPEFLTIFLALSRIGAVWVGLNPRYTRPELLHVVTDSAPVLLIALAEHDGRSYADDVGALAEAAPSVRETVALTGSIPGAVPFEEFLTREPSPQDRAPDPGPADGPGLIVYTSGTTGRPKGAVIGHRAFAEGCLLQAARQYHPNAVALANLPVSHVGGVMDLVSVPLAMGGAACFMEDFDPAAIPAVIERARVTLWGQIPTMFQLVMARPEFAAADLSSLVMIGWGGAPMPRDLVPRLRATGAALTTVYGLTESCVAVAYNDPDADDETLATTIGRPDPRLELRLVDEHGAAAPPGTPGEIQVRNPCLMSGYLGLEEATAEAFTEDGFLRTGDLAVERPDGNLTLVGRLKEMFKSGGYNVYPREVELVLEAHPQVVAAAVVAVPDAVYHEVGAAFVMLRPGAGEDPGSLAAHCRERLAGHKIPKRIEIVDELPLLSTGKVDKTRLRAEPGVRR
- a CDS encoding MaoC/PaaZ C-terminal domain-containing protein, whose translation is MTYTPADLPDHVGEELMCSDWVELTVDDEKAFGEATFYREDFLGRTSSNGDPYGERLISGFLLLSMLVALHKRHLDLDLGGAYGLNYGLDRVRFLRPVLAGDRVRLRVELIEAHEKSPGRMRVLTRNVLHVEGADEPAMVADWITLFIDPETDDA
- a CDS encoding APC family permease; translation: MTVEAERSGTAEGLGRTLGTPKIVFLVVAAAAPLVAMAGTVPLSMGSGNGAGVPGTYLVATVTLILFSVGYAAMARRITDRGGFYAYIARGLGRPVAAAGAVFALVGYNALVAALAGGIGYFLTDGAEAPGPWWAYSAVAIVIMGVLGYRNVDLSARLLAVLMTCEVVVLLVFDVAVLAERGTDAFVAASFDPGTVLAGAPGVAFMFAFGSFAGYESAALYAEETKDPKRAVPRATYAAVLVIGLFYTLTSWLTVGAIGADEARQAAKTQEGDLFFNLTEDLLGAGVRAVFGLLVITSIYAALVSSHNASGRYLFSLARDELAPARLGRVHPRHRSPHTASLAQTAFTALVVAIFAVAGLDPYTNLVTIMSGLSTLGIVLLQAFASIAIVRYFRRDRSGTVLKTLVAPLAGCVGLLAGAVLLLANFATLAHSDALPILALPYVVIALAAAAALYAYRLRGTDPERYARIGHPTSVEAATREEDTDDVHAG
- a CDS encoding TetR/AcrR family transcriptional regulator, with the protein product MTAGEHEATGGRPRRVTRRRAETRRRLLDAALDVFAERGLRGASIEEVCDRAGYTRGAFYSNFRTMDELLLAVSEDYSHQILEKLRTTLLDLPDGLPEGFDVVDVAIDMVLAVMPDDRRWWLVETELVLHAARNPEAAEAVRGQRERFAAEFTALVAWAVERVGREFTSSPEDLVRVIHALHDGSLAQRHLEPDAVPPGHLERLALPALLRAFSRPAGRPGD
- a CDS encoding translation initiation factor IF-2; translation: MRRTIVGTVLAVAGLMAGCALLAESPQDRAADDALDQAERVRDALGARGLTAAGDLGRAADELEGVEVMRAGGSRLDRNGVTLVIRVPGAAPTGWMSGQAVTVRRCFELRFRDRAGAASGPAGVPCPEGPALAFGAWPRRPEIPPPVYERLRRALPKVPRGDAVDMARVRRAVKALRLKPQIRAEIAAEGEIVGVSLQTGSGTSLDCLLARVAPGSTRVWSPARPRRTPGGAGCRVDAALRSH
- a CDS encoding alpha/beta fold hydrolase, yielding MRHARRTLHEVLVPLVATVVAMVMVSALVPGVSWAARSALRPIVFVHGFFGSGSQFATQAKRFASNGYPATHVEYVEYDTLFLSNTRAEVLASLERRIARLRAATGADKVELVGHSLGTSISQEYLNSSPERAAGVAHYVNIDGSTATALPGGVPTLALWAEGGQNDSIPGATNVHMPNESHVENASSPASFAAMYRFFTGAAPVTTEVVPEQGEITLAGRAVRFPSNGGPGDAVVDVFEVDPATGRRTTPQPLYTSRVTEDGSFGPFRGRGSAHYEFQLTRSDTDQRHHLYFEPFLRTDLGVRLISSDPGKGVDRLIHRAPGHAALLLYRNKEWWGDQGAAGDTLTVNGRAVVNAGTAPRGKRAIALFAFDRFADRRSNPGRTFGLYPFLPFMTAVDLHVPATEPPAGSVTLTTTQRGGGTPVRLVVPDWSSATHTVTVNFNDHVH